In Mongoliitalea daihaiensis, one DNA window encodes the following:
- a CDS encoding tetratricopeptide repeat protein encodes MQNIQPNFLTKFIIISLGFIQTFNCQADKFSLQNADSLFAGNNYQEALAIYEHLLVEEEIYSPAMLLKMAFVAEGMGDFSKASYYLAKFYDINPNPRVITKIKSLTEQSELYGYELSDWDQFFGFLTDLRVELTAFFAFLLVVSLTLLVVFREKAIKPKYYIPSFGLIFLIFLCNNFLYQPRTGIITGSPTLIMDKPTGAGKVLSVVDPGHRVIIQSSKDIWHEVKWKNKNAYIKKDHITRL; translated from the coding sequence ATGCAAAACATCCAACCAAACTTTCTGACAAAATTTATAATTATTTCATTGGGCTTTATACAAACCTTTAATTGTCAGGCTGATAAATTTTCGCTTCAAAACGCAGATTCTTTGTTTGCAGGTAATAATTATCAAGAAGCCCTTGCTATCTACGAACATTTACTTGTCGAAGAAGAAATCTACTCTCCTGCCATGCTTTTAAAAATGGCATTTGTAGCAGAAGGTATGGGAGATTTCTCTAAAGCTTCCTATTACTTAGCTAAGTTTTATGATATCAATCCAAACCCTAGAGTCATCACCAAAATCAAATCTCTGACCGAACAATCCGAACTTTACGGGTATGAGCTCTCCGATTGGGATCAATTTTTTGGATTTCTAACTGACTTAAGGGTAGAATTAACGGCTTTTTTTGCTTTTTTGCTGGTCGTTTCATTGACGTTATTGGTAGTGTTCCGGGAAAAAGCTATCAAACCGAAATATTACATTCCTTCTTTTGGTTTAATTTTTCTGATATTCCTCTGCAATAATTTCCTTTACCAGCCTCGCACGGGCATCATCACAGGAAGTCCCACACTGATCATGGATAAACCTACTGGGGCAGGAAAAGTGCTTTCTGTAGTCGATCCAGGGCATAGAGTTATCATCCAATCCTCCAAAGACATCTGGCATGAAGTAAAGTGGAAAAATAAAAACGCTTATATCAAAAAAGATCACATAACCAGATTATAG
- the gap gene encoding type I glyceraldehyde-3-phosphate dehydrogenase, with product MSKIKIGINGFGRIGRLVFRAASNRSDVEVVAINDLIDVDYIAYMLKYDSTHGVFDGDVSVKDGKLVVNGKEIRVTAEKSPANLKWGEVGADYVVESTGIFLTKESAQGHIDAGAKKVIMSAPSKDDTPMFVMGVNESSYTPDMTFVSNASCTTNCLAPIAKVLNDNWGIEEGLMTTVHATTATQKTVDAPSSKDWRGGRGAGQNIIPSSTGAAKAVGKVIPELNGKLTGMAFRVPTPNVSVVDLTVRLKNPAKYSEICAKMKEVSETSMKGVLGYTEDAVVSTDFNGDARTSIFDAGAGIQLSDTFVKVVSWYDNEWGYSNKVVDLLVFIANK from the coding sequence ATGAGCAAAATTAAAATCGGTATCAATGGATTTGGAAGAATCGGACGATTGGTATTCAGAGCTGCCTCTAATAGAAGCGACGTAGAAGTAGTTGCTATCAATGATTTGATTGATGTGGACTACATAGCCTATATGTTGAAGTACGATTCCACACATGGTGTTTTTGACGGAGATGTATCTGTCAAAGATGGAAAGCTAGTGGTCAATGGAAAAGAAATCAGAGTAACAGCTGAAAAGAGTCCTGCAAACTTGAAATGGGGTGAAGTTGGCGCCGACTATGTGGTAGAATCTACAGGTATTTTCCTGACCAAAGAGTCTGCACAAGGGCATATTGATGCAGGTGCGAAAAAAGTAATCATGTCCGCACCTTCAAAAGATGATACTCCTATGTTTGTTATGGGCGTAAATGAGTCTTCTTACACGCCTGATATGACATTTGTATCCAACGCTTCTTGTACAACCAATTGCTTGGCTCCAATTGCCAAAGTATTGAATGATAACTGGGGTATTGAAGAAGGTTTGATGACAACAGTACATGCGACTACTGCAACGCAAAAAACAGTAGATGCTCCTTCTTCTAAAGATTGGAGAGGTGGTAGAGGTGCAGGTCAAAATATCATTCCATCTTCTACGGGTGCTGCTAAAGCAGTAGGCAAAGTTATCCCTGAGTTGAATGGTAAATTAACCGGTATGGCTTTCCGAGTTCCAACACCAAATGTTTCCGTAGTTGATTTAACCGTTCGTTTGAAAAATCCTGCAAAATACAGCGAGATTTGCGCAAAGATGAAAGAGGTTTCTGAAACTTCTATGAAGGGAGTACTTGGTTACACAGAAGATGCAGTGGTTTCCACTGACTTCAATGGTGATGCAAGAACATCCATTTTTGATGCCGGAGCAGGTATTCAGCTGAGTGACACTTTTGTGAAAGTTGTTTCTTGGTATGATAACGAGTGGGGATACTCTAATAAAGTTGTTGATTTGTTGGTCTTCATAGCCAATAAATAA